The sequence below is a genomic window from Bos javanicus breed banteng chromosome 21, ARS-OSU_banteng_1.0, whole genome shotgun sequence.
AGTGCCAGGGGCCCTTCCAAATGGCTGTCAGGAGTGTGTGAGCTGAGTTGTGTGGATTACTCAGAACTGCTCTGCCTACGACCCTCTAGTCATCCAGCAAGCCTAGCGGTTTCCTGCTGGGCCTCTGGCCAGGGTCCTCCCACACGGTggccaaaattaaagaaaatgaaacatttctgTCATACCAGCCACAGTCTCAAGTGCTCAGTGGCCACATGTGTCCGCCATGCGGACGGTACAGACACAGAAGGTTCCTGGCTGCAGAAGGTCCTATGCCTGCACTGTCTGGAGATGTAGAGACCCTGGGGGGATGCTCACTGGTGGCCTCAGGGCAGAGGACAGAAGCTTCCACCCGGCAGCTTTTCAGAAGAGCAGTTCTGTCCTCATACTCTGGGCCTGTGCTTGCACGAAAGACACCAGTTCCCACCAAAAGGGGGCATTTGAAGACCCCTCCTTGTCTCAACTTTATTTCATAAAGGGCGAACTAAAGCCCAGGGAGGACTGCTGACTCTTCCAGGGTCACAGGCAAGCAGAGTCAGGAGCAGGCCTGGGTTCCAGGTTCTTGGAGGAGGACGGGGTGTCGGGGTGGGTGTCCACCCAGTTGTGTCCACACCTACAGCCTTCCCTTGCCTCTGGCCCTGTGGTCTGAGGAGAGCGAAGAGGACCCCTCACCTCAACCCCCCAGGAAGGTGTCAGGGAGGTCTGGCGAGCCTGTCCCTCGCAGCTAGCCCTGAAGTGTCTCTGCCCTTACAGTCATGGCCGTGAGGGCTGTGCCTGAGTTGCTGGACACCGTGGGCTTCACCAGAAAAGGAATCTCCCGCTCCTCCTTAGCGGCCAAGATGATGTCATCAACTGCAAGAGCCAATGGGGGCGGAGTTCCCTCTGGGAGCCTAGTCTCCAATCTCCAGTCCAAGGGTAAGTGTCTCCCGgggaggaggcgggggaggggtAACAAATAGCACAAGATTGATCCAGATGCTAAAGAAGCAGACAGGCTTCTTCCAGCTTCGTGGTCCTCAGTGTCCCACTTATCCTTTGTATCCCCGTCACTGTTCCCTCTTCTGGTTGGGTGTGGGGTGGTGGGACGAGGGGTGTGTCGCTCAGGAGGCCTGCATTCCTCATCAACCCTAAAAAACCTGGTTAGGTGCCCACTCCTTCccgagcccagcctggtgctgtgAAGGGGAGGGACAGCCTGTCATTTCTCAGAGAGTCTGTCCTGTCACTGATGGACTGATCATTGGCGTTCATGTCTCCTCTTTGGGCAGCCATGTGCAGCCGCCCCTCCCTGAGCAGATATCCTGGGGTCTCAGAAGTAGAGGAGGAAACAGGGGTGGGATGTTGGTGTCTAGGGCCTCCAGTCAGTCCTGAGGTCTCTGACACCCACAGTCTTGCCGGGGACTGCTGGGTCTGCCTGTCCTCTTGTGCTCTAACCTTCTCCTCTCCCCCAGGGGCAACTGGACTTTCCACACCATCCAACATCCTCCTGGGATCTGCTGGGGCACTTTTGGGGGCCTTGCTGTGGGATTCCTACAGCTCCTCCAGGAGGACCCAGTACCGAAGCAGAAATGAGCTCCCATTCTGGAAATGACCCTCCAGGGCATCAGGATGTCAGTCTCCCAAATCACAAGTCCCCTGCCTCCCCAAACTCTTCAAAGAATCATAAGAAATAAAGTTGAGATGCAGTGACCTTCAGTAAGTGTCCGTGCTGTGTTCTTGTTCACCAGGCAGGTG
It includes:
- the LOC133234530 gene encoding interferon alpha-inducible protein 27-like protein 2 codes for the protein MSARAIESGEGDALGPLLPELLLEEEEEPSQSTNQVSYGSSPGKPPRGPHQGPDDFDSDPRDPPNFYHYAGMTAAAVIGGVMAVRAVPELLDTVGFTRKGISRSSLAAKMMSSTARANGGGVPSGSLVSNLQSKGATGLSTPSNILLGSAGALLGALLWDSYSSSRRTQYRSRNELPFWK